The proteins below come from a single Hippocampus zosterae strain Florida chromosome 5, ASM2543408v3, whole genome shotgun sequence genomic window:
- the LOC127600882 gene encoding tumor necrosis factor receptor superfamily member 11B-like isoform X1: MESTLLHFYAEEKSTWIASSNLAMKLILLFTASLTWAFQQQAELSKYQYRDPVTSDLLLCDQCPPGTAVKKHCTADRTTECQACPERHFADSWHWGDSCQYCTLVGTAVVCKERQLVKQECNSTHDRVCECAAGFHLVVEFCITHSSCPPGYGVTALGTPVSDTVCKQCPAGHFSGSRSSTEPCRPHRNCTDSGLKTLRWGTSASDSICGSQDQIMAIDCAHQHTLCHTDVLLCEEAVFQSLASLQLSSVPLDHLLESLPGRRVDGKSVERLKKACSPQQQVLQLLRLWRQQNKDQDKLYGIIKGVNHCERKVSRCNSLKNLTLGDLLEVTNSLPGVKVPREDVSALVATCLPKQYILQLLHLWKTANFDLDLVKGLSHSLRVLRSKGAPRYLLKGLKKISRIIGSTSTRKTYEKMFVSMLQDELCFKTLKPFNE, translated from the exons CTCTTCACAGCCTCCCTCACCTGGGCCTTCCAGCAGCAGGCTGAACTATCCAAGTACCAGTACCGCGACCCGGTGACTTCTGACCTCCTCCTGTGTGACCAGTGTCCCCCTGGCACGGCCGTAAAGAAACATTGCACTGCTGACAGGACCACAGAGTGCCAAGCCTGCCCGGAGAGGCACTTTGCAGACAGTTGGCACTGGGGGGACTCGTGCCAATACTGCACCTTGGTAGGTACAGCGGTG GTGTGCAAAGAGAGACAGCTGGTGAAGCAGGAGTGCAACAGCACCCACGATCGAGTGTGCGAGTGTGCTGCAGGTTTCCACCTCGTGGTCGAGTTCTGCATCACACACAGCTCCTGCCCACCCGGCTATGGAGTGACAGCTTTAG GTACTCCAGTGAGTGACACTGTGTGCAAGCAATGCCCCGCCGGTCATTTCTCCGGCAGCCGCTCCTCCACAGAACCTTGTCGACCGCACAGAAATTGCACTGATTCAGGCCTGAAGACATTGAGATGGGGAACGTCCGCTTCAGACAGCATCTGTGGGAGTCAGGACCAAATTATGGCCATCGATTGTGCTCACCAGCACACTTTGTGCCACACAG ATGTGCTTTTGTGCGAAGAGGCGGTTTTCCAGTCGCTTGCCTCCCTGCAGCTGTCCTCTGTGCCCCTGGATCATCTGCTGGAAAGTCTTCCGGGCCGGAGGGTGGATGGCAAGAGCGTGGAGAGGCTGAAGAAGGCCTGTTCTCCACAACAGCAAGTCCTACAGCTGCTGCGGCTGTGGAGGCAGCAGAACAAGGACCAGGACAAGCTGTATGGCATCATAAAAG GCGTGAACCACTGTGAGCGGAAGGTCTCCCGCTGCAACAGCCTGAAAAACCTCACTTTGGGTGACCTCTTGGAGGTCACCAACAGCCTCCCTGGAGTAAAAGTTCCCCGGGAGGATGTGTCGGCGCTCGTGGCGACTTGTCTCCCCAAACAGTACATCCTGCAGCTCCTCCACCTTTGGAAGACGGCCAATTTTGACCTGGATCTAGTGAAAGGTCTATCTCACAGTCTGAGGGTGCTACGGAGCAAAGGGGCACCGCGCTACCTTCTCAAGGGCCTGAAGAAAATCAGCCGCATTATTGGGTCCACCTCCACACGCAAGACATATGAGAAGATGTTTGTTAGCATGCTCCAAGATGAGCTATGTTTTAAAACTCTTAAGCCGTTCAATGAATGA
- the LOC127600882 gene encoding tumor necrosis factor receptor superfamily member 11B-like isoform X2 encodes MESTLLHFYAEEKSTWIASSNLAMKLILLFTASLTWAFQQQAELSKYQYRDPVTSDLLLCDQCPPGTAVKKHCTADRTTECQACPERHFADSWHWGDSCQYCTLVCKERQLVKQECNSTHDRVCECAAGFHLVVEFCITHSSCPPGYGVTALGTPVSDTVCKQCPAGHFSGSRSSTEPCRPHRNCTDSGLKTLRWGTSASDSICGSQDQIMAIDCAHQHTLCHTDVLLCEEAVFQSLASLQLSSVPLDHLLESLPGRRVDGKSVERLKKACSPQQQVLQLLRLWRQQNKDQDKLYGIIKGVNHCERKVSRCNSLKNLTLGDLLEVTNSLPGVKVPREDVSALVATCLPKQYILQLLHLWKTANFDLDLVKGLSHSLRVLRSKGAPRYLLKGLKKISRIIGSTSTRKTYEKMFVSMLQDELCFKTLKPFNE; translated from the exons CTCTTCACAGCCTCCCTCACCTGGGCCTTCCAGCAGCAGGCTGAACTATCCAAGTACCAGTACCGCGACCCGGTGACTTCTGACCTCCTCCTGTGTGACCAGTGTCCCCCTGGCACGGCCGTAAAGAAACATTGCACTGCTGACAGGACCACAGAGTGCCAAGCCTGCCCGGAGAGGCACTTTGCAGACAGTTGGCACTGGGGGGACTCGTGCCAATACTGCACCTTG GTGTGCAAAGAGAGACAGCTGGTGAAGCAGGAGTGCAACAGCACCCACGATCGAGTGTGCGAGTGTGCTGCAGGTTTCCACCTCGTGGTCGAGTTCTGCATCACACACAGCTCCTGCCCACCCGGCTATGGAGTGACAGCTTTAG GTACTCCAGTGAGTGACACTGTGTGCAAGCAATGCCCCGCCGGTCATTTCTCCGGCAGCCGCTCCTCCACAGAACCTTGTCGACCGCACAGAAATTGCACTGATTCAGGCCTGAAGACATTGAGATGGGGAACGTCCGCTTCAGACAGCATCTGTGGGAGTCAGGACCAAATTATGGCCATCGATTGTGCTCACCAGCACACTTTGTGCCACACAG ATGTGCTTTTGTGCGAAGAGGCGGTTTTCCAGTCGCTTGCCTCCCTGCAGCTGTCCTCTGTGCCCCTGGATCATCTGCTGGAAAGTCTTCCGGGCCGGAGGGTGGATGGCAAGAGCGTGGAGAGGCTGAAGAAGGCCTGTTCTCCACAACAGCAAGTCCTACAGCTGCTGCGGCTGTGGAGGCAGCAGAACAAGGACCAGGACAAGCTGTATGGCATCATAAAAG GCGTGAACCACTGTGAGCGGAAGGTCTCCCGCTGCAACAGCCTGAAAAACCTCACTTTGGGTGACCTCTTGGAGGTCACCAACAGCCTCCCTGGAGTAAAAGTTCCCCGGGAGGATGTGTCGGCGCTCGTGGCGACTTGTCTCCCCAAACAGTACATCCTGCAGCTCCTCCACCTTTGGAAGACGGCCAATTTTGACCTGGATCTAGTGAAAGGTCTATCTCACAGTCTGAGGGTGCTACGGAGCAAAGGGGCACCGCGCTACCTTCTCAAGGGCCTGAAGAAAATCAGCCGCATTATTGGGTCCACCTCCACACGCAAGACATATGAGAAGATGTTTGTTAGCATGCTCCAAGATGAGCTATGTTTTAAAACTCTTAAGCCGTTCAATGAATGA
- the LOC127601220 gene encoding tumor necrosis factor receptor superfamily member 6B-like — protein MGLAEKCEFHVDSISLLGFIVEKGQLGGDPAKIKAVVEWTTRTTRKQLRFLGWDSEADRAFAELKKSFTKPPVLKHPNPHIAFVVEVDASDSGLGAVLSQRSPVDQRIHPCAFFSRRLSPAEANYDVGNGEFPGYKNVKPDALSRIYDPAVESSVPQRILPDHRIIGALSSVAFTVTCKRLETAASCFRTCSPQLSLSSLLLLLLCGVHCYESAAESPLTFEYRDPSTGETLACNKCPPGTHLSAYCTAATQTQCAPCRGGHFTELWNYLPKCLYCNKFCTGDKEVETECGPRNNRVCRCKEGYYMTEDYCNKHTACAHGYGVLTRGTSQNDTVCQMCSNGFFSASSSAMESCAKHKECVNGQLVLLNGSAAHDTICGLCEDIANGGELLRTFLSRFFGMHRIRLSKMMRFLNRCIAKSGLESRPLRFSLTQHQLRPHLLHLIRNWIQNAPNKELEILPRMLRVCRLTSMAEKLHKRLKVIEGQQPNCTLTHLFSFD, from the exons ATGGGTCTGGCCGAGAAATGTGAGTTTCACGTCGATTCTATTTCGTTGCTTGGGTTCATCGTGGAGAAGGGCCAGCTGGGAGGCGATCCTGCCAAGATTAAGGCGGTGGTGGAATGGACGACACGCACCACGAGGAAGCAGTTacgtttcttggg GTGGGATTCGGAGGCCGACAGAGCGTTTGCCGAATTAAAGAAGTCATTCACTAAGCCACCCGTGTTGAAACACCCTAACCCTCATATTGCTTTTGtagtagaggtggacgcttcgGATTCAGGATTGGGGGCAGTACTGTCTCAGCGTTCACCAGTCGACCAGAGGAtccacccttgcgccttcttctcacgACGTCTCAGTCCTGCTGAAGCCAACTATGATGTGGGAAATGGAGAATT CCCAGGATACAAAAACGTGAAACCTGACGCCCTATCTCGGATCTATGACCCAGCAGTCGAGAGCAGTGTACCTCAGAGAATCCTACCAGACCACCGCATCATTGGAGCGCTTAG TAGCGTTGCGTTCACAGTCACTTGTAAAAGACTAGAAACAGCAGCCTCTTGTTTTCGAACGTGTTCTCCTCAGCTATCCTTGTCATCCCTTCTGTTGCTGCTACTTTGTGGGGTTCACTGCTATGAATCGGCCGCGGAGTCGCCTCTCACTTTCGAGTACAGAGATCCGTCCACGGGGGAGACGCTCGCGTGCAACAAGTGTCCGCCTGGCACGCACTTGTCCGCCTACTGCACGGCCGCCACTCAAACGCAGTGCGCGCCGTGCAGAGGCGGACACTTCACGGAGCTGTGGAACTACCTGCCAAAGTGCCTGTACTGCAACAAATTCTGCACCGGCGACAAGGAGGTCGAGACCGAGTGTGGACCTCGCAACAATAGAGTGTGTCGCTGTAAGGAGGGCTACTACATGACGGAAGACTACTGCAATAAACACACAGCGTGCGCCCACGGATATGGCGTTCTTACTAGAG gtACATCACAAAATGACACAGTATGTCAAATGTGCTCCAATGGTTTCTTCTCCGCCTCTTCCTCTGCAATGGAGTCATGTGCCAAGCACAAGGAGTGTGTCAATGGGCAGCTTGTGCTCCTCAATGGCTCTGCAGCCCATGACACGATATGTGGCCTCTGTGAGGATATTGCAAATGGAg GTGAGCTTCTCAGGACCTTCTTGTCAAGATTCTTTGGAATGCACAGAATACGCTTGAGTAAAATGATGAGATTTTTAAACAG ATGTATCGCTAAGTCAGGGCTGGAAAGCCGCCCCTTGCGCTTCTCCTTGACTCAACATCAGCTGCGGCCTCATTTGTTGCATCTAATCAGAAACTGGATCCAGAACGCCCCAAACAAGGAGCTGGAGATTCTACCACGCATGCTGAGGGTTTGCCGGCTCACGTCCATGGCAGAGAAGCTGCACAAGAGACTCAAAGTGATTGAGGGGCAACAACCAAACTGTACCTTAACACATTTATTCTCATTTGACTAA